The segment ATCTCAAACTAATTTGCATCCGCAATTGCAGTTTTACATGATGCTTGAGAACACAAAAATCGAAGGAAATCTATACTGTATTGCTTCGTTTGTCCATTGCAAGCCTGGTGGTGAGGGTTGACCCACTTCCAGATCGCACGGTGGACGAAAGTACTTTTAGAAGAAGCTACCGTTTCATTAAAGTACGGCATTTCTTCCGGAAAACGAGAAATATTGTCCCGtttacaaaaatagtaaaacttctgTTGACTCTTAGAGTACATTTTGAGGTAATCTTCCCGTATTTCATTGAGGAACAAAAGACCTCTTGGAAGGTAAAATCTGCTCGTACCAGTAGCCAAATCACAGCCTAAGCGAACCTTACCCCCGTCAAGTGTATGATTTTGCAGGCTTTGCATGAAGAAGTTGTCTAAATCGGCTAAAGCTACAAGCTTCTTACATCTGACGGGCATCGTTTTGTGTGGCTTGCTCAAAGCTTCAGCAAACTTTTTGCACATTGTCGATCGTTCCGGTAGAGACCGCTTACGGATATCTTCCCCACCAAGCACTATCGCATCGATTATGTGGAAGGCTTGTTCAAAAATCGGAGATTTACCTTCTCCTTGCAGCTCCATAACGATCTCACCGTAGATCAAAGTTCTGGGAGGTAGTTCCAAAGGAACGTCTTTCAGTGGGTACCAATCCCCATCTGAGACATTATATTGCCAtatatctctacctccacgtcCAATAAAGAATGAACGAACATTCCAATCGGAGTTCTCGTCATTCTGTATAGGCACAAAATACACCCCATGGATAGAAGGAAATATCTTTTCCAATTCTACCATGTTAAATTCTTTTTCTGGAGCAGCCAAGAATTGCTTCTCGTTGCTCCATTGTCGTAGCAAATCTTCTACAGTCTGTTGCTCCAACGGCTGTACACCAGATTGGCGTCGTCCATCTGTAAACCTTAATTTTTCCTGGTTGGCCTCCACCAGCTTTTGGTTTGCTGCAAAAGCTGCAATTTGTAACAGGCCACTTATCTGGGCTGTGCCCAGTTCATTATTACTATTACAAATATACCGGTAAAAAGTGCTGTCTTCCTTTAGAACTTTAAGAGGAACCAGTTCCAAGATGTCATAATTCTGACTACTATTCCTCTGTAGAAAATCGTTAATTGTGTATAAATGTTTACAAATCAGTTCGGTGTCGTGTTTCTTCCACTTACACACCAAATAACGTTCAGAATTGGCGGGTCTACTGGAGTTGGGTTTACAAAtggaaattttgtcaaaacacttT is part of the Sabethes cyaneus chromosome 2, idSabCyanKW18_F2, whole genome shotgun sequence genome and harbors:
- the LOC128736787 gene encoding cap-specific mRNA (nucleoside-2'-O-)-methyltransferase 1-like, whose product is MRKVIQSNIFMNQTAVKMANLDCMFDNMFTKPMDKAGNSMLNHNEVLYFADICAGPGGFSDRVLWRSKWHAKVFGFTLKGENDSQFKDFLAGTPEAFNGPQNNGDMFDLENIDELAKYVLEQTGGEGVHVMMADGGFSVEGNENMQEVLSKPLYLYQLLVALKIVRTGGHCVVKLFDLFTPFSVGLLYLISKCFDKISICKPNSSRPANSERYLVCKWKKHDTELICKHLYTINDFLQRNSSQNYDILELVPLKVLKEDSTFYRYICNSNNELGTAQISGLLQIAAFAANQKLVEANQEKLRFTDGRRQSGVQPLEQQTVEDLLRQWSNEKQFLAAPEKEFNMVELEKIFPSIHGVYFVPIQNDENSDWNVRSFFIGRGGRDIWQYNVSDGDWYPLKDVPLELPPRTLIYGEIVMELQGEGKSPIFEQAFHIIDAIVLGGEDIRKRSLPERSTMCKKFAEALSKPHKTMPVRCKKLVALADLDNFFMQSLQNHTLDGALLGFKLNGQAKSLPYDYILVLRAEREKESLAKRVGAESFSTKRQRKGSG